One genomic region from Bactrocera tryoni isolate S06 chromosome 3, CSIRO_BtryS06_freeze2, whole genome shotgun sequence encodes:
- the LOC120770274 gene encoding chymotrypsin inhibitor-like: MNTKFCVLVLLVVCIASFVSAKPQGDLKASTDCGENEEYTTCGNVCPKRCVGGLPFCSLRCFIGCRCKSGYVLNKENKCVLQEDC; encoded by the exons ATGAATACAAAATTCTGTGTGCTGGTTTTGCTCGTTGTTTGCATTGCTAGTTTTGTGTCGGCGAAGCCACAAGGAG ACCTTAAAGCCTCTACCGACTGTGGGGAAAATGAAGAATACACAACCTGCGGCAACGTCTGCCCAAAGAGATGCGTAGGAGGCCTTCCTTTCTGCTCACTGCGCTGCTTCATTGGTTGTCGTTGTAAGAGTGGTTATGTGTTGAATAAAGAGAACAAATGTGTGCTTCAAGAGGATTGCTAA